From the Brachyspira intermedia PWS/A genome, the window AATATTTAGACATATGATTATATATTAATGGCGCTATTATAAATGTTATAATTATTGCTATAACAGGAATAATTATTGATATTAGTCCCCTATATAATCCGTATATTAAAGCAAAAATTAATATTGCAATTAATAGTATATCAATATTACTAAACATTTGATGATTTCTTCAATAAAGCTATTATAGGAGCAAATGTAAAGCTGCTTTTCTTTCTATGTGTGTTAATAATATTTGATAATGCCTCTATATCAGTATGAGAGAATGAAGAATAATTTCCTATTTTCTTAGTTATTTCATTAAGCTCATCTTTAGATTTTATAACATTATTAAAATTATTAAATATTTTATATACATCTTGGTTCTGATATTCTATTTTAGAGTTTAGATTATTTTGAACCTCAAGCATAGCAGATATATTTTCTTTTATAGACAAAACTATTAAATTCTGATTTACTAATATATTTGACATTACATCATTATACTGTTCTAGAGATTTGAAATGACTTAATTTTTTAGAATCAGTATTTATATTATTTTCCATTTCTTCAATAAATTTATCTATAGTATCTGATATTCTATTAATTTCTTTTGCTATTATTTTACATCTATCTTTGATATAAAATGAAGAATTTTCTATCATAACTAATCCGGCAAATATATCTGTAAGCATTTTTTCTATTGAATCTGTACCTTTAGATATTTCAAATGATAAAGCACCTATTTCTTTAGCTACTACAGAGAAGCTTTTACCATAAAATCCAGCTTTAGATGCTTGAATTCCAGCATTAATTGATAAAAGATTAGTTTTATTAGTAATAGCTTTAATATATTCTATTGTATTATATATAGATTCTGTGATACTATTTACATCTTTGAATTGATTTGCAGATTCTACTATGGCATTCAAAAATTTACTTGAAGTTTCTTTAAAACTTTCTTTTATAAGTCTTAAATCATTTTTCAATGACATTATCTGCTCATTAGAGAAATCAGATTCTTTCATATTAGAAATAGTTTGATTCAATACTCTAAAATGCTCCTGCATTTGTGATTTATATTTGTCAAAGAATGTAAATATAGTATTTGTGTATTTTAATCCGTCTTTAATAATATTCTTTTTACTATTTTTAGCATCCATTAATCTGTCATTAGCATCTAAAATAGAGTCTATTTTTGAACTTATTATATTATAAGCATCTTTTGCTTCTTTATCTATTTCGAAAACGAACATAGATGTATCCATCAAATTCCTATCTATGATATTTAATTGTTCAGATATTCTATCTATATTATTCAATGTTCTAAGATTTAGATGTAATTTATTATTTAATACACTTTCTTTCTTTATTGATTCCAAAGCGTTTTTAGCAAAAGATGAGAATATGGATATAGATCTAAATGATGATGATATTACTATGGCAAATCCTATTCTATCAAAACCAACATTCTCTATAGTCTTTTCTAAATATAAATATCTTACTATTAACACTAATGCTATAACTACTGATATAGTCATAATAATATTAGATTTATAATCATAATTTATTATCATATCTGCCAAAGTTGATATAAACATAATTGTAAATACTAATAATATGATATAGTTTTTAATTAAATAAAATAATCCAACAGATTTTATATAATATGAATTGCTTTCTGATTCATAGTAGTTAATTGTAGCTGTAAAAAATTTATTAGGATATATTATACTAACTATTATTAATGCTAAAGATAGTATAACTACAATTATAAATATAGTGTTATTTAAATTTATAAGATTTTTATTTCTTGATATAAAACTTTTAGAGTTAATAGGCATTAAAGCCACAGCGATTAGTATTATTATATTATTGGTTAAATATAAAGCTATTGATAAATTAGGATTAATTTTATTTGCACCATAAGTACATAAAAATATTATAATAAGAGATATAATATTATATATAAGTATAAATGATAAAGTAACTGAAATAGTTATATATATACCTTTTTTTGTTTTTATAGATAATAGTAAATATATCATAATAAAAACTGACATTAGTGAAATACCAATGATAGGTGCTAACAGCTGAATCACTGTTATATTGTATCCATATATTAAATTTGAAAATATATTCATAGCTATTCCTTTTACATAACTTTAGAATATTCATCTACTTTAGTTTCTAAATCATTTGTATATTCTAAGAATTTTTTCATTTCTTCATTAAGTTTATTTGTTATAGATTCCAAATCATCAGATGTCGCTAAAAGCTTATTCATATCTCTCATAAGGTTTTTTACCTCAGAGTTTTCAATAGATGCTTTTTCTGATATATCAATTACATAATCATTAATTTCTTCTATTCTAGTTTTAATATTTAAAAAATCATTTTCTTCATTGATGATGATATTAGTCATATTTGATATAGAATTATGCATTTTATCAGTATTTTTTATGATATTCATATTATAATCATTTTGTCTTTCCATATTAATATTAAATTTATTGATTCTATCATAATGCATAGAAACTTCTCCGGATAGCTGAGACATATTGTTATTAATATTGTTGCTGGAATAAGTAAATTTTTTAAATATGTCTTCTATTTGAAACAATAAATCCTGCATTCTATTTGTAGCCTGAGATGTTTCACTTACTAATTCACTAACTTCTTTTGATACTACAGAGAAGTTATTATACCATTCTCCTGCCTTTGAAGCTTGTATACTGGAATTGATTGCAAGAGTTTTAGTTTTATCTGACATATTTGTCATAAACGATATAATTCTATTTATCTGGAAATTTAATTGTCCGAAAGTTTCTGATTTGCTGAATTCTTTAATAAAATTACTTTTTTCTATTTCTAAATTCTTTTGCAAATCTTCAAACATAGTTACTATATGTCTACTTTGAGATTGTAAAGCATATATTTTTTCCACTGAATCATGTAATTTTACATTAGATTCTTCAAGTGTTTTTTTCTGTAATTCTACAGAAGCCTGCAAATTAGGATATGTTTCTATTAATTCATTTATTTTTGTTATATTAATTTTTCCGTCATTTATTTGGAAATTTTCTATTGTAATAAATTCATTAGTATATTCTATAACTCTGTTTATATCATTTTTTAAATTATTGATAGTAGAGTATGTGTTTTCTACTTTGCTTACTAAATTATTAACTGCTTCAGAAAAATTCACTTTTAATTCTGATAATTTCTCAGCTGTATTTATCGCAGTATTAATAATTATAGAATCTTGAGCTTTAATACTTTCTAAATCATAAGATTGTGTTGTTTTCTTATATACTGCTGAAATAAATCTGCTTACTGATGAATATATCATTATAATATTGAATATAGCATATACTAAAGTTATTCTAGTGAATGTGGAATTATTAAAAAATAAGAAATTACTAGAATATTTTGTATATATTGATATTCCATTAAAGTCATCAAAGAATGCTAAAGATATTAAACACATTAATATTAATATAAGTACATTTTCTTTTACTTTTTTATTTACAGTCATCTCATATATAAAAGAACATATAATTACAAGACTGTATACAGTGAATACAAAATCTCTAAGTATATATACAGCGCCCAATTCACCTCGGCTTTTTATACTATTTTTCATAGTTTCATTTAAAGTGCTTATAGGCATAGTTGTTGATATGAAAAGCTGAGGATATAATAAAGCTATAGCAAATAAAAGTATTAATATAAATACAACAGCTATATATAATTTATCTAATACAAAATGAAAACGTTCACTTAAAGTTAATTTACCCCGTATATACATCATCCATGGTATAATAGTTAAAGAGAAGGCTAATTGTTCAAATTTGTACATATTAAGTGCCAAACTATTATTAGGACTGTACAAAGAAGTTATTATATTTGCTGCTTCTAATCCTGAAAATAAAAATGATAGAAAACCTATAAGCAATATAATAGCCTGAGTTTCTTCATATAATTGAAAATATATATAAGCATATAATATTATACCAACTATTGATATGATAGTTGCTATAACAGGAATTCCTAATTCTAATGTTATAAGAGAAAAATTGTAATCCATAAATCCTCTGTAATAAATCAAATTATATATAATACTATATTATAAGTTAATTTTAATATATTAAAAGCAGAAAAATAAAATTAACAAAAAATAAAATACCGTTTATATAATCGGAATTAGTTTATTAAGTATTTACTTACTTATAATAATTTTTAAATTTGAATAATTATTCATATTATTTAGAAATAATATATATTTTTATTGAAAGCTTACATATTAAACATAAATGATGTTATTCTGTAAGTTTTCTCACCCATCTTTCTTTTTTAAGCATTATAACACCAACAGTAATTTTAGCAAAATCTGTTAATTTGGCTATACCAAACATAGCTACAGGTCCAACTGTAGTAAATTTAGCTAGTATCAAAGCTAATGGTGCGAACATTAGTAATGATACAGGCACATCAACAGCAAATCCGAATACAGTATCTCCGCCAGCCCTTGAAACTGCAAATTGAGCATTAATATATGTCCATACAGGCATATAACAGGCTATAAGTATTACCAAATTTCTTGTTATTGCTTGGGCATCTATAGTAAGTTTTGAGAATATAAAAGGTATTAATAGTGTAGATGACATTTGCACTAAACCAACTACTAAACCTGCTATAACAGAGCCGTTTAATATCCATCTTGCCTTATTTTTGGCATCTTCCAATTCTCCGCGTCCAAGAGTTCCTCCAACAACTACCATAGTAGATACAAATATCCCCTGAAAAACCAAATAGAATATATTAGCTATAGTAAATCCTGAAGCCATACCAGCAACTGTTTCAGCTCCGCCTCTGCTATTATATAAAGCCGTCATAAACATTTCGCTTAGTCCCCAGCTTATTTCACTCAAAAATATTAAACTTGATTTTTTTAGCATTGAATAAAATACATTTAATTTTACTTTTAGTATTTCTCTAGTTCTTACATAAAATTTTTCTTTATGAAGTTTTATATACACTATAAATAAAATCATTTCTATTATTCTAGCTATTAATGTGGCAATGGCAGCACCTTTTTCTTCAAGTCTTGGAGCTCCAAAATTTCCATATATAAGTATATAATTTCCTATAGTATTACAGAATGTAGCTATAACAGATATTATAAGAGGAATATGAGGTTTTCCTATTTCTCTGTATGAAGTACCTATAGCACCGGATATTGATATGGGTATAAATGTAAATGCTATTATACTCATATATTTTGTGCTTGATAATAGTATTTCTTCCTGAGAGGCATTTCCTCTAGTCATTAATCTCATAAATATTTCAGGATTAACAAGCATTAATATCATATAAGAAATGGAAATAATAAGAGGAAGTATTACTTTAAATCTGAAAGCCTGCTGCATACCTTCCTTATTATCAGCCCCATTATTCTGAGCCATATATATTCCGCCGGCACCATAACAAGTATTAAGTATTACCAAATATATAAAGTTTAATTGATTAGATACATTTACAGCAGCCATTTTTATATCGCCAAGTTCTGCAACCATAAAGTTATCTATTAATGATACCATACCCATTATAAGCTGCTGAAGCATTACAGGAACTGCAATGGATATGCATAATTTGTAAAAATCAAAATTTCCAAAAAGAGTTTTTTACCGCCATTAAATTTCATTGAATTGGTATTCATAGTATAATCTCTGTTATATTAATAAAATTAAAGTATAAATTCGGTCTAATGAATAAAAACGAGATGTAATATATAGCTATTTTTATATTTGTCAATATGATTTATATATTTTTTGATGTTTTTATAAAAATAATTATATTGAATATTCACTATAATATAGTTATTTATTTTTTGATATAGCCTCTTGCATTTCATTATAAAGCCTTATCAAATCATTTGCGGCATCTTTTTTTACTTTTAAATTTTTGAATCCGTCAGCAGTTTCCACTCTTATATCCGTTAAAACTTTCATTTCTTTTATGGTGTTTTCAGCATTTATACTGTAGCTTCTATCTACATAAGCTGTATCCATAAAATATATAGAAGTTCCGTATATTATTTCACTTTCTGTTTTTGGCATAAAAGATGTATAATGAAGAATCAAATAAGTATTATCCGAAAATTTTAATACAATTTTATTAGCATCTGATATATTAAATGAACTGTCAGCAATATACTGTGCTTCCAATATTATATTATTAGGGTCATTTGCACTTTTTAGTCTGAATTTAATAGTTTCCGACCAATAACTCATAGAAATATAATCTGTTTGATAAACTTTTTGCCCATAGAAAGTATCATTTATTAAATGTACTTTGGCAGCACATGATGATAATGATATAGTTAATATAATTAGTGAAAATAGTGTAAATATTTTCTTCAATATTATCTCCATAAGATTTTATTTGCATATTATATAACCTATTTATTTTTTGTAAATAAAAATATTTATTATTAATTCAATAATTAATAATTGCTATTTTAATAGTTTTATTATATACTTTTACATCAATATTTATTATTGTAAGGGGTTAAATTAATGGAGAATCCTATAAAAAATATTACTGAAACAATAATAGGCGAATGCCGTAATTTTAAACATACATTAAAAGAGATATTATACGCTATAGTAATAGTGCTTCTTATAAATACATTTTTAATACAGAACTATCAAATTCCTACAGGCTCTATGATACCTATAATAATGCCGGGTGATAGACTTTTTGCAAATAGATTCGTTTATGGAGTAAAACTTCCATTTACAGATGGGCTTTTGGGATACAGACTTCCAAAGATAAAATCACCTCAAAGAGGAGATTTGGTAGTATTCAGAGCACCTCCTTCTGCTTCTTTCGGATGCGAATCTGCTATGCCTTATTATGAGCCTTCACCTTTAGTGCAGATGCTTAAACTGCCTGTTATGATATTTTCTCTTACTCCTTTTACTTGGGATCCTAGATTCCTTTTTGCTGATTTTTTGGGAGAGAAACTCACAGGCGGAACACATATGGCGCCAGTTCCTTTATTTTTAGGGCTTAAAACCGTGGATTTAGACCCTAGAAAAGAATTTGTAAAGCGTGTTATAGCTACTGCCGGTGAAACTGTTGAAATTAGAAATAAAAAAATAATTATAAACGGAAATGAAATAGAAGATAAATGGGGATATTTCTTTTATGGAGATGATAGAGAATTTGTACCTATTATAGATATTTACGGCCCTATATATGTACCTAAAAAAGGCGATGTTATAATATTTAAAAAGTTAGTTGACAGATCTGACTATTATAATGATCTTAGTTCTTTTGAAGTGTATATTAATGATAAAGTGGTAAGCGATGATATTAAATTATGGTATTGGATGAATATATATGTTCCTAATACTAAAGACAGACCGGATGAATATATATACAATGTGCCTGAAGATTATTTCTTTGTAATGGGCGATAACAGAGATCAAAGCTGCGACAGCAGAATGTGGGGATTGGTTCCTTACAGACATATAAAAGGTCAGCCTATGATTGCTTGGATACAATCAAAAAGACCTGATGATGTGGAACAAGGCTTCTTCAAATATTTTATAATTAAATAAAAGTAAAGATAAAAATATGTATGATCAAATTTCTAAAGATACTTTAAAAGAATTATTCAAAATTTGGAAAGCTAAAAATATAGAAGATTTAGATATTAAGTCTTCAAATGTTTCATTAGTTTCTTTTAAATTTTATGCTTTATCCAAAGAAGCAAAAGACATTGTTCTTTATGTGCTTAAAAATGAAAGCAAAGAATTAAACTCTATAGATATAGCATATTCACTTAAGTATAGTCAGAAGCAAGTACCGGCATTTTTTGATTATATAAATGAAATAAAAAAATCAGGGCTTTTATATTTAAAAATAAAAAGAAGAAGATTAAATTCTCATGATGATACTTTGTATTTTTTGCCGAATGTAAAATCAATAATAGAAAGTATAATATTAAAAGATGATATTAAAATTCCTTATTATGTAGATGCATCATATACTGCTAATGCTTATAAAAAATATCTTCACAAAATTATTCATATATATGAAAATGGTAATATTGTAGAATATAATAAAGCAAAAATAGATGATGATGAATTATTCACTTTATGCAAATCTAATATTCTTTCTGTTTATTTTCATCAAAATGATCTTAAAGTTTATGTGGCTGTAAATAATAAAAATGTTGTAGAGAATTTAGAGAAGAGTTTAAAAGAAAATATTGAGAGTTCAGTTTTTATTTATAATCATTTTAATATATTGAATGATATTGAAACTTTTATATATGAATGCGATGTTCAGAAATTATCTACTGATGATATTAATATAAATTTTTTAACTAATAATTTAGAATCTTCTACTATAATAAATATATGTTTAAAATTAGATTTAATTAAGTTAGATAATAAAAATTTTATATCATTAGAATATGATAATATAAAAAAATATCTTTCATCTTCTATAGAAGAGAGAATGGATTCTATAACAAAGATTGTTTATAAAAATTATTCAGATTATTATAAGCATATTTTTTCTATTATAGAAAATGAAAGCATATCAAAATCAGTGTTATTTATGAAATTGAAAGAAAAATATAATCTTTCTATAACAGCTGAAACGTATAATAATATCATTTATTCTATGTTTATTTTAGGAATTGCTGAAGTTTCTTTTTATGAGAATGCTGTACTTGCAATCAGAAATATAAACCCTTATACAGAAGAAAATAATTTCAGAAAGTCATTCATTAATGGAAATTTTGAACTCACATTGATAAATCATTATTTGTTTTCTAATAATTTTATTTATATGTGCAATTTATATTTTGAACTTGATAAGCAGGAAACAGTTTATACTTATACTATGACTGAAGAAAGCGTATTAAAGGGAAAAACAATTATAAGCGATGAAGAGTCAGAATATTGTTTTGATAAATTTTTGGTAGTATTAAAAAATATATTATTAGATAATAATGTGGAGATTCCAAAGCATATAGAAACTAGCATAAAGAGATGGTATGAGAGGGGAATTATTTCTTATGTATATGATAATGTTACTCTTGTTATAATAAAAGATGCCAATAAATTAGAAGAAATTATTTATGAGGCTAAAAGAAAAGGTATTATTATAACAAAGATTAATGATGAATATGCCATAGTAAAATCTAGTTCTTCAACTAAAAAAAGTCTTACAAAATTTTTAAGACAGAGAAAGATAATAGTAACATTCTAAATTTTAAAAAAGTGATAAAAAGTTATGATAGATTATTTGAATAAAGAAACATATAATTTTTATTTACCGGAAAATTTAATAGCTACTACTCCAAATTACGAGAGAGATCATTGTAAATTGATGATTTTAAATAAAGATACAGGAAAGCTGGAGCATAAAATTTTTTCTGATATAATTAATTATCTTAATAAAGATGATGTTTTAGTTCTCAATGATAGTAAGGTAATACCAGCTAGAATATACGCTAAAAAAAATACTGGCGGTAATGTTGAAATATTGCTTCTTAATAAATTCAATGATGATGAAAGTACTTGGGAATGTTTAATAAAAGGTAAGAATATAAAAGAAAAAGATATATTATATTTGAATTATTCTCATTTAGAAAATGTAGGAGATATTGAGGCATTAATAGAAAAAGACAATATATCAACTAAAATAATAAAATTTTCAAAACCATTAACAAGTGATATTTTAGATAGTATAGGAAAAGTTCCGCTTCCTCCATATATTATTCAAAGCAGAAAGAAAAAAGGCGAAGAAGAATACAATGATAAAGACAAAGAATTTTATCAGAATGTATATGCCAAAAATGAAGGAAGTATTGCTTCTCCTACATCAGGACTTCATTTTACTAAAGAGCTTTTAGAGAAAATAAAGTCTATGGGAATTACTGTTTGTTATGTTACATTGCATGTAGGCTTTTCAACTTTTAATCCTTTAAAAGAAGATGATTTACGCAATCATGTTATGCATGAAGAGAAATTTATAATACCAAAAGAAAGCTATGATATAATAATCAATGCTAAAAAAGAGGGCAGGAGAGTTGTATCATGCGGAACTACTGTTGCAAGAGTTTTAGAAAGCGAATACGATAATTATGATTTTAAAAGAATGGAAGGCTCTACTGATATATTTATTTATCCACCTTATAAGTTTAAATGCGTTGATGCTTTAATTACAAATTTTCACACACCTCATTCTACATTGCTTGCTATGGTAAGTGCTTTTGCAGGTTATGACAATATAATGAACGCCTATAAAACAGCGGTAGAAAATAATTACAGATTTTTTTCTTACGGCGACGCTATGTTTATGTATTAATTTTTTATTTGTTATGATTATAAAATAATAATTAAGAAGTAAAAAATATAATTGTTTAGATATACCTAAACAACCATATTTTGTCAAAAATAATTTTTTTAAATTTTAAATATATGCAGGGCTTTGCCCTTACGAAGTACACAGCGTGCAGCACCTCACTTCTTTTGCCTACGCTCTGCGTGCCGTAGGCAAGGCACCTACTCGGTTGTGACCCAGGCGAAGCCCGCCTACGGCGAGAAGCTATATCCTCGACAGGCTCGGATACGCTTCGCGAAAGACTGCATTTTTAGGGTATATCCTATATTTAATAGGAATGTTTTTGATATAAAGTTATAGCAGTTGCGTTTTCGCGAAGCGTGCCTGCGGCAGCAACTTTGACGAAGTCGCGGCAAAAAAGTTGATAATTCTATATAAAGTGCATCGATTGATAAACTTAAAAATTTTCATCATATATTAATTTTTTTATAATAATTACGGCAGGTATTTTATATACCCGCCGCATTCATTTGAAAAAAAGATGTGATTAAGGTGTAACTATGTTAAACCAATAATTGAAAGTGTCAAAGTAGGATAAAAACTCATTAAATGCATCTTTATTGTTAATATTTAAATCATCAGCCTTTTTAGTAAATAATGCCTTTTTGAAATCTGACATATTAATATCTATCGCATAGTCAGTATTTTCATTATTATATTTTTTATATTTAAGTATAGAGTTTTCAATTTTTACAAGATATTTATTATCATCTGTAATATTAAAAAGTACTGATATATTTTTATCTTTTACTTTATCAGGATTTAAAGCAACTGATATATATTCAAACATGTTTTCAGCAGATAATGCATTTATCATATCCAATGATGTAGTTTGAGGAGCCTTCATATTTTGATCTATTTCATTTCTAAGTTCATAAGCACCAGTAAGTAAATAAGCTCTCCAAACAGCAGATTCGCTTTGATATCCTAATTGTTCCATAGCATCAGCACTGAGTTTTCTTGCATTTTCATTATTAGGATTAGCAAATATTACATTATTGAGTACTTCAACAACCCATCTGTAATCGCCTTCATCATAAGATTTTTTAGCCATTTTTATAATATTGTTTTCGCCGCCCATAAACTCAACATATCTTTTTGCTGATTCTTCAGGAGGAAGTTTATATAAATTAGCAGGATTTCCATCCCACCAAGCACCGAAATAAAAATCATAAACAGCTTTTACATCATGATTTACAGAACCATAGTAACCTCTATTATAAAATTCTTTTGCTAAATTATCCGGTATCTGTATTTTTTCTGCTATCTCTATAGGAGTGTATCCCATATTAGCATATCTTAAAGTTTGATCATGAATATATTTATATAAATCTCCATGCTTATTTAGAAAATCATCTATATTGCTTTGTTCCCATATAGGCCAGTGATGAGAACCGAATAATACATCAGTTCTGTTTTTTAAGAATTCTTTTGATTTTTCTATAGCCTTGGCCCATACAATAGAATCTCTTGTTTTTGCTCCTCTTAATGTTGATAAATTATGAAGTGTATGATTCATTACTTCAGCACTTGATGCAGCTCTGTATTTTGGTATATAAATCATAAACTCTGCAGGAGCTTCAGTGTTTTGTGCCATTAAAAATTGAAACTCTACTCCGTCAATTGTGAATGATTCATAATCTTTAGATATTATTTTATTTGGTTTTATAATACCGGGAGTTCCAGTTGCAACTAATTTACCAAGTCCAGCATCAACAGTACCTTTTTCGTCTTTTGGTAAAAGTCCTCCGTACATATAGGAAGAACGTCTGCTCATAGCATTGCCTGCCAAAAGATTTTCTGATACAGCTTCTTCAAAAAATCCTTCAGGTGCCACAATAGGTATATTACTGTTTTCAATGACTCCTCTTATTCCTCCGAAATGATCAACATGGGAATGTGTAAATATTACTCCTGTTATTGGGTCATTTCCTTTATGCTTTCTGAATAATTCTATAGCTTTAGATGCTGATTCTTTTGTTGTCAGTACGTCTATTATAATCCAGCCTGTATCGCCTCTTACAAAAGTTATATTAGCTAAATCAAAACCTCTTACCTGATATATATCCGGAGTTACTTCAAATAAACCTGATATATTATTTAATTGAGCCTGCCTCCATAGTGATGGATTTACTGTATCTGGGGCAGACTGATTTGATATGAAAGGAAAAGATACATTACCGTCAGAAGTTTCTATGAATCCTTTGCTTGCATTTTCAAAATCAGTATTGTCATCAAATGGCAAATAGTTTTTTAATTTTTCATTTTCTTTTTTGGTATATTCTGTTGCATCTTTTCTTTCGGAATTGAAATTATTAGAAGAACAGG encodes:
- a CDS encoding alkyl/aryl-sulfatase; protein product: MNKILTSILCIFLVSCSSNNFNSERKDATEYTKKENEKLKNYLPFDDNTDFENASKGFIETSDGNVSFPFISNQSAPDTVNPSLWRQAQLNNISGLFEVTPDIYQVRGFDLANITFVRGDTGWIIIDVLTTKESASKAIELFRKHKGNDPITGVIFTHSHVDHFGGIRGVIENSNIPIVAPEGFFEEAVSENLLAGNAMSRRSSYMYGGLLPKDEKGTVDAGLGKLVATGTPGIIKPNKIISKDYESFTIDGVEFQFLMAQNTEAPAEFMIYIPKYRAASSAEVMNHTLHNLSTLRGAKTRDSIVWAKAIEKSKEFLKNRTDVLFGSHHWPIWEQSNIDDFLNKHGDLYKYIHDQTLRYANMGYTPIEIAEKIQIPDNLAKEFYNRGYYGSVNHDVKAVYDFYFGAWWDGNPANLYKLPPEESAKRYVEFMGGENNIIKMAKKSYDEGDYRWVVEVLNNVIFANPNNENARKLSADAMEQLGYQSESAVWRAYLLTGAYELRNEIDQNMKAPQTTSLDMINALSAENMFEYISVALNPDKVKDKNISVLFNITDDNKYLVKIENSILKYKKYNNENTDYAIDINMSDFKKALFTKKADDLNINNKDAFNEFLSYFDTFNYWFNIVTP